A part of Microbacterium atlanticum genomic DNA contains:
- the hisF gene encoding imidazole glycerol phosphate synthase subunit HisF produces the protein MGLVCRVIPCLDVAAGRVVKGVNFQNLRDMGDPVELAREYFRQGADEITFLDVTATVDERSTTYDVVRRTAEEVFIPLTVGGGVRSADDVARLLSVGADKIGVNSAAIARPPLLDEIADRFGAQVLVLSLDVKRSPETESGFVVTTHGGRTETTLDALAWAREAIERGAGELLVNSIDADGTKQGFDLELVGLMRELSSVPVIASGGAGNAAHFGPAIAAGADAVLAASVFHSGQLTVGDVKSAMMAEGIAVREVAA, from the coding sequence ATGGGCCTGGTCTGCCGCGTCATCCCGTGTCTCGACGTCGCCGCCGGCCGCGTCGTGAAGGGCGTCAACTTCCAGAATCTGCGCGACATGGGCGATCCCGTCGAGCTCGCACGGGAGTACTTCCGCCAGGGCGCCGACGAGATCACGTTCCTCGACGTGACCGCGACGGTCGACGAGCGCTCCACCACCTACGACGTCGTGCGACGCACCGCCGAAGAGGTCTTCATCCCGCTCACCGTCGGCGGTGGCGTCCGCTCGGCGGATGACGTCGCCCGCCTCCTCTCCGTCGGCGCCGACAAGATCGGCGTCAACTCGGCCGCGATCGCCCGCCCGCCGCTGCTCGACGAGATCGCCGACCGGTTCGGCGCGCAGGTGCTGGTGCTGTCGCTGGACGTCAAGCGCTCGCCGGAGACGGAGTCCGGCTTCGTGGTGACCACGCACGGCGGCCGCACCGAGACCACGCTGGACGCACTCGCGTGGGCGCGCGAGGCCATCGAGCGGGGCGCGGGCGAGCTGCTGGTGAACTCGATCGACGCCGACGGCACAAAGCAGGGCTTCGACCTGGAGCTGGTCGGCCTGATGCGGGAACTGTCCAGCGTGCCCGTGATCGCCTCGGGCGGCGCGGGCAATGCCGCCCACTTCGGCCCCGCCATCGCTGCGGGCGCCGACGCCGTGCTCGCGGCATCCGTCTTCCACTCCGGCCAGCTCACCGTCGGGGACGTCAAGTCCGCCATGATGGCAGAGGGCATCGCGGTACGAGAGGTGGCGGCATGA
- the hisI gene encoding phosphoribosyl-AMP cyclohydrolase produces the protein MSDTVDERIGRVRFDRDGLVAAIIQQWDTREVLMLGWMDAEALRRTLTEGRVTFWSRSRQEYWRKGDTSGHIQLVRGARLDCDGDAVLIEAEQVGPACHTGTRTCFDADDLEPVTQLSGAK, from the coding sequence ATGAGCGACACGGTCGACGAGCGGATCGGGCGGGTGAGGTTCGACCGCGACGGCCTGGTCGCGGCGATCATCCAGCAGTGGGACACCCGGGAGGTGCTCATGCTCGGATGGATGGATGCCGAGGCCCTGCGCCGCACGCTCACCGAGGGCCGGGTCACCTTCTGGTCCCGGTCGCGCCAGGAGTACTGGCGCAAGGGTGACACGTCCGGCCACATCCAGCTCGTCCGCGGCGCGCGGCTGGACTGCGACGGCGACGCGGTGCTGATCGAGGCCGAGCAGGTCGGCCCCGCCTGCCACACCGGCACGCGGACGTGCTTCGACGCGGACGACCTGGAGCCGGTGACCCAGTTGAGCGGTGCGAAGTGA
- a CDS encoding cell wall-binding repeat-containing protein — MALAAVLTVAGLQLAAPTDAAVAATATADRIAGGDRYETAARISASTFAPGPPLVYVASGTSFPDALAGAAAAAAQGAPVLLTAQNDLPGSTIAELRRLQPARIVVLGGEAAVSPLVVDGLQELTPTEVTRIAGADRFETAALISQAIYPAGASTVYLASGGLFPDALSAGPVAGRDAAPILLTQGALLPPVVEEALLRLRPSRIIAMGGPNALSDAVLDSARALTGATVERVAGDDRFGTAAAISARAYSAGAATVFLASGGDFPDALAGAAAARGIPILLAGRDSIPGPTAAELIRLRPGRVVLLGGPQALSETVREQAAIVATTLPQATGGRLTRDTEVPAGACLASPGAAYSLCVRTDIGVGVFRGQTPLWTSGTTDPGVRALRIRSDGNAVLYTRDGRIAWQSSTAGTAATGLDVQDDGDVMLRTATGAIVWSTMTGTSSPQWRLPFASGQRWSAGAPHANSGGTVGARGALDFGPRAGGDRRVLSIADGTVYRVQCASGSYLGINHANGWQSTYYHLVNYQDHLVGQFVPAGTYLGDVGRTVPCGGGATFDHVHLVIRRAGSPVSVEGVRFGGYTVRSSGTDYWGYWNDAAGNRVVTANGGAACCLVAP, encoded by the coding sequence GTGGCGCTGGCCGCAGTTCTCACCGTGGCGGGGCTGCAGCTGGCGGCCCCGACGGACGCGGCCGTCGCCGCGACGGCGACCGCCGATCGCATCGCCGGCGGTGACCGCTATGAGACGGCCGCGCGCATCAGCGCCTCGACGTTCGCCCCCGGACCGCCGTTGGTCTACGTCGCCAGCGGCACCAGCTTCCCCGACGCGCTGGCCGGTGCCGCTGCAGCAGCCGCCCAGGGGGCGCCGGTGCTGCTGACGGCGCAGAACGACCTGCCCGGTTCGACGATCGCGGAACTGCGCCGACTTCAGCCGGCCCGCATCGTGGTGCTCGGCGGCGAAGCGGCCGTCTCTCCGCTCGTCGTCGACGGTCTGCAGGAGCTCACTCCGACCGAGGTCACGAGGATCGCCGGCGCCGACCGGTTCGAGACTGCCGCACTGATCAGCCAGGCGATCTATCCGGCGGGAGCGTCCACCGTCTACCTCGCCAGCGGAGGCCTGTTCCCCGATGCGCTGTCGGCCGGTCCGGTCGCGGGCCGTGACGCGGCCCCCATCCTGCTGACCCAGGGGGCGCTCCTGCCCCCGGTGGTCGAAGAGGCGCTGCTCCGGCTGCGCCCGAGCCGGATCATCGCCATGGGCGGCCCGAATGCGCTCTCCGACGCGGTGCTCGACAGTGCGCGCGCGCTCACCGGTGCGACCGTCGAACGCGTCGCGGGCGACGACCGGTTCGGCACCGCCGCCGCCATCAGCGCTCGCGCCTACTCGGCGGGCGCGGCGACCGTGTTCCTCGCCAGCGGCGGGGACTTCCCCGACGCGCTCGCCGGTGCCGCTGCTGCACGCGGCATCCCGATCCTCCTCGCCGGGCGGGATTCCATCCCCGGGCCGACAGCCGCCGAGCTGATCCGCCTGCGTCCCGGCCGGGTCGTGCTGCTGGGCGGTCCGCAGGCGCTCTCCGAAACGGTGCGCGAACAGGCCGCGATCGTCGCGACCACACTGCCGCAGGCGACGGGCGGGCGGCTCACCCGTGACACCGAGGTCCCGGCGGGCGCGTGCCTGGCGTCGCCGGGCGCGGCCTACAGTCTGTGCGTGCGCACCGACATCGGTGTCGGCGTCTTCCGCGGCCAGACGCCGCTGTGGACCTCCGGCACGACGGACCCGGGCGTGCGCGCGCTGCGCATCCGATCCGATGGCAACGCCGTGCTGTACACGAGGGACGGGCGGATCGCGTGGCAGTCCAGTACTGCGGGCACCGCAGCCACCGGACTGGACGTGCAGGACGACGGCGACGTGATGCTGCGCACGGCGACCGGTGCGATCGTGTGGTCGACCATGACCGGCACATCCTCGCCCCAGTGGCGGCTGCCGTTCGCGTCCGGCCAGCGATGGTCGGCGGGTGCGCCACACGCCAACTCGGGCGGCACCGTCGGCGCCCGGGGGGCACTGGACTTCGGTCCCCGCGCGGGCGGCGACCGCAGGGTGCTGTCGATCGCGGACGGCACGGTCTACCGGGTGCAGTGCGCATCCGGCTCGTACCTCGGGATCAACCATGCCAACGGGTGGCAGTCCACCTACTACCACCTGGTCAACTACCAGGACCACCTCGTCGGTCAGTTCGTGCCCGCGGGCACATACCTCGGCGACGTCGGCCGGACCGTTCCCTGCGGCGGCGGTGCGACGTTCGACCACGTGCACCTGGTGATCCGCCGGGCCGGGAGCCCCGTCTCGGTCGAGGGGGTCCGGTTCGGCGGCTACACGGTCCGCAGTTCGGGCACCGATTACTGGGGCTACTGGAACGACGCCGCCGGGAACCGCGTCGTGACCGCGAACGGCGGCGCTGCCTGCTGCCTGGTCGCACCGTGA
- a CDS encoding Trp biosynthesis-associated membrane protein → MRLRRSRLIAVGAMVLCGAVGVISSTQTWLTVVLRDGAQDQLDVPGASAIPVLAPLSLAVLALGAALSIVGLVLRYLFGTLALLIAAALTVLTAPVVFAPPITAVASVVTQSTGIAGEASVARLIAAIGTTPWPAVSLVTWAVLFATGVFVLATAHTWPRSGRRYRTDDTAASSAPSGARPHDAAGSRAIDDWDDLSRGQDPTA, encoded by the coding sequence GTGAGGCTGCGTCGTTCCCGTCTGATCGCCGTGGGTGCGATGGTGCTGTGCGGGGCCGTCGGCGTCATCTCGTCGACGCAGACGTGGCTGACCGTCGTCCTGCGCGACGGCGCCCAGGATCAGCTCGACGTCCCCGGCGCGTCGGCGATCCCGGTCCTGGCCCCCCTCAGCCTGGCCGTGCTCGCGCTGGGGGCCGCGCTGTCGATCGTGGGCCTGGTCCTCCGCTACCTCTTCGGCACGCTCGCCCTGCTCATCGCGGCAGCCCTCACAGTGCTCACCGCCCCCGTCGTCTTCGCACCGCCGATCACGGCGGTCGCCTCGGTCGTCACGCAGTCGACCGGCATCGCCGGCGAGGCATCCGTCGCCCGGCTCATCGCGGCCATCGGAACCACCCCCTGGCCCGCCGTGAGCCTCGTGACCTGGGCGGTCCTGTTCGCGACGGGGGTCTTCGTCCTCGCCACCGCCCACACCTGGCCGCGCAGCGGGCGCCGGTACCGCACCGACGACACCGCAGCATCGTCGGCGCCCTCCGGGGCGCGACCTCATGACGCGGCCGGATCGCGCGCCATCGACGATTGGGACGACCTGTCGCGTGGCCAGGACCCGACCGCCTGA
- a CDS encoding DUF6704 family protein, protein MSNNIGDPGHGHSPAAWTAVVIMLVAVSLGTLFFFLDIPALVWASAALLVVGLIVGWAMAKAGYGVGGSKYTAKEH, encoded by the coding sequence ATGAGCAACAACATCGGCGACCCCGGCCACGGACACTCGCCCGCCGCCTGGACGGCCGTCGTGATCATGCTCGTCGCGGTCTCCCTCGGCACCCTCTTCTTCTTTCTGGACATCCCCGCCCTGGTATGGGCGTCGGCGGCCCTGCTGGTCGTCGGCCTCATCGTGGGCTGGGCGATGGCCAAGGCGGGCTACGGCGTCGGCGGTTCGAAGTACACCGCGAAAGAGCACTGA
- the trpC gene encoding indole-3-glycerol phosphate synthase TrpC yields MLADLTAGAVEDAEARASERPLAAVETAALAQRPALDVLAALAPADRVKIIAEVKRASPSRGDLAAIPDPALQARRYEEGGASAISVLTEGRRFKGSLADLEAVKSAVTLPVLRKDFIATEYQVLEARASGADLVLLIVAALEQDALSRLYALTGELGMTALVETHSADEVDRAVDLGAAVIGVNARDLSTFELDRDLFGRLAERIPAGTVKIAESAVMVPADVAHYRAAGADVVLVGEALVTNDPVSTLRAFLEAGA; encoded by the coding sequence ATGCTCGCCGACCTGACGGCCGGCGCGGTGGAGGACGCCGAGGCCCGCGCCTCGGAGCGGCCCCTGGCTGCGGTCGAGACGGCGGCGCTCGCGCAGCGTCCCGCACTCGACGTGCTCGCCGCCCTCGCACCTGCTGACCGCGTGAAGATCATCGCCGAAGTCAAGCGGGCCAGCCCGTCCCGCGGCGACCTCGCCGCCATCCCCGATCCCGCGCTGCAGGCCCGCCGGTACGAGGAGGGCGGGGCATCCGCGATCTCGGTCCTGACCGAGGGGCGGCGCTTCAAGGGCAGCCTCGCCGATCTCGAGGCGGTCAAGTCCGCCGTGACCCTTCCGGTGCTGCGCAAGGACTTCATCGCGACCGAGTACCAGGTACTCGAGGCGCGGGCCTCCGGCGCGGATCTCGTGCTGCTCATCGTCGCGGCCCTCGAGCAGGACGCACTGTCGCGCCTGTACGCCCTGACCGGCGAGCTCGGGATGACCGCACTCGTCGAGACCCACAGCGCGGACGAGGTGGACCGCGCGGTCGACCTCGGCGCCGCGGTGATCGGCGTCAACGCACGCGACCTGTCCACCTTCGAGCTCGACCGCGACCTGTTCGGACGGCTCGCCGAGCGCATCCCCGCCGGCACGGTGAAGATCGCGGAGTCGGCCGTCATGGTCCCCGCCGATGTGGCGCACTATCGCGCTGCCGGCGCCGACGTGGTGCTGGTCGGCGAGGCGCTCGTGACCAACGATCCCGTGTCCACCCTGCGCGCATTCCTGGAGGCCGGCGCATGA
- the trpB gene encoding tryptophan synthase subunit beta gives MSLREAPGPLFGEFGGRYMPESLIAAIDELTAEYEAAKADPAFQAEFVRLLHSYAGRPSPITEVPRFAAHAGGARVFLKREDLNHTGSHKINNVLGQALLTKRLGKTRVIAETGAGQHGVATATAAALFGFDCTIYMGEVDTERQALNVARMRLLGAEVVPVKTGSRTLKDAINDAYRDWVATVETTNYIFGTAAGPHPFPAMVRDFQKVISEEARAQLLEEAGRLPDAVMACVGGGSNAIGMFDAFLDDDGVKLYGVEAAGDGVDTPRHAASIERGRPGVLHGAKTFVLQDEDGQTVESHSISAGLDYPGVGPEHAWLASIGRAEYIPATDDEAMQALRLLSETEGIIPAIESAHALAGALRIGRELGPDAIIAICLSGRGDKDMDTAARYFELYDEGTDLAAAASAPHEDAAKGEGEKL, from the coding sequence ATGAGTCTTCGTGAGGCTCCCGGGCCGCTGTTCGGCGAGTTCGGCGGGCGGTACATGCCCGAATCGCTCATCGCGGCGATCGACGAACTGACAGCCGAGTACGAGGCGGCCAAGGCCGATCCCGCGTTCCAGGCGGAGTTCGTGCGTCTGCTGCACTCGTACGCCGGCCGCCCGTCGCCGATCACCGAGGTGCCGCGGTTCGCCGCGCACGCCGGCGGAGCCCGGGTGTTCCTCAAGCGCGAGGACCTCAATCACACCGGCTCCCACAAGATCAACAACGTGCTCGGCCAGGCGCTGCTCACCAAGCGCCTGGGCAAGACGCGCGTGATCGCCGAGACCGGGGCCGGCCAGCACGGCGTGGCGACGGCGACGGCGGCGGCGCTGTTCGGGTTCGACTGCACCATCTACATGGGCGAGGTCGACACCGAGCGCCAGGCGCTCAACGTCGCCCGCATGCGCCTGCTGGGCGCCGAGGTCGTGCCGGTGAAGACCGGCTCGCGCACCCTCAAGGACGCCATCAACGACGCCTACCGCGACTGGGTCGCCACTGTCGAGACGACGAACTACATCTTCGGCACGGCGGCGGGCCCGCACCCGTTCCCGGCGATGGTCAGGGACTTCCAGAAGGTCATCTCGGAGGAGGCGCGTGCCCAGCTGCTCGAGGAGGCCGGACGCCTCCCCGACGCGGTGATGGCCTGCGTCGGCGGCGGCTCAAACGCGATCGGCATGTTCGACGCCTTCCTCGACGACGACGGCGTGAAGCTCTACGGCGTGGAGGCAGCCGGCGACGGGGTCGACACGCCGCGTCACGCGGCGTCGATCGAGCGCGGCCGGCCGGGTGTGCTGCACGGCGCGAAGACGTTCGTGCTTCAGGACGAGGACGGCCAGACGGTCGAGTCGCACTCCATCTCGGCGGGCCTGGACTACCCGGGCGTCGGCCCCGAGCACGCGTGGCTCGCCTCGATCGGCCGCGCCGAGTACATCCCCGCGACCGACGATGAGGCGATGCAGGCGCTGCGGCTGCTCTCCGAGACGGAGGGCATCATCCCCGCCATCGAGTCGGCGCACGCGCTCGCGGGCGCACTGCGCATCGGCCGGGAGCTCGGCCCCGACGCGATCATCGCGATCTGCCTCTCCGGCCGCGGCGACAAGGACATGGACACCGCCGCACGCTATTTCGAGCTGTACGACGAGGGCACAGACCTCGCCGCCGCCGCGTCCGCGCCGCACGAGGATGCCGCAAAGGGCGAGGGGGAGAAGCTGTGA
- the trpA gene encoding tryptophan synthase subunit alpha — MSSRVAAAIDAAHAAGRGAFVGYLPLGYPDLETSIEAAVTLADCGADVLELGPPYSDPVMDGTVIQEATQEALARGFRMRDTFTAVREITRRVDVPVLVMTYWNPVLQYGVDRYADDLREAGGAGLITPDITPDAASEWIAASERTGLDRVFLAAPTSTDERLALIVRASTGFVYTVSTMGITGERAELDAAARGLVARLREHGTAHACVGIGISNPEQVAGVLEYADGAIVGTALVRALREGGLEELGRTARALAAGTARSAN; from the coding sequence GTGAGCTCGCGGGTCGCCGCAGCGATCGACGCCGCTCACGCCGCGGGCCGCGGAGCCTTCGTCGGCTACCTCCCGCTCGGATACCCCGACCTCGAGACGAGCATCGAGGCCGCCGTCACGCTCGCCGACTGCGGTGCCGACGTGCTCGAGCTCGGGCCGCCCTACTCGGACCCGGTGATGGACGGCACCGTGATCCAGGAGGCGACCCAGGAGGCCCTGGCCCGCGGCTTCCGCATGCGCGACACCTTCACCGCGGTGCGGGAGATCACCCGGCGGGTGGACGTCCCCGTCCTCGTCATGACGTACTGGAATCCCGTCCTGCAGTACGGCGTGGATCGTTACGCGGACGATCTCCGCGAGGCCGGGGGAGCGGGACTCATCACCCCCGACATCACCCCGGACGCGGCCTCGGAGTGGATCGCCGCCAGCGAGCGCACCGGCCTCGACCGCGTCTTCCTCGCCGCGCCGACCTCCACCGACGAGCGCCTCGCGCTCATCGTGCGCGCGTCCACGGGCTTCGTCTACACCGTCTCGACGATGGGGATCACCGGAGAGCGCGCCGAGCTGGATGCCGCGGCGCGCGGTCTCGTCGCGCGCCTGCGCGAGCACGGCACAGCGCACGCGTGCGTGGGCATCGGCATCTCCAACCCCGAGCAGGTCGCCGGCGTGCTCGAGTACGCCGACGGCGCGATCGTCGGGACGGCGCTCGTCCGCGCGCTTAGAGAGGGCGGCCTGGAGGAGCTCGGACGCACCGCCCGCGCCCTCGCCGCAGGAACCGCGCGGAGCGCGAACTAG
- the lgt gene encoding prolipoprotein diacylglyceryl transferase, translating to MINAAASVVASIPSPEISYFDLGPLRIHIYALCIITGIIVAVLWTNARLTKRGAEPWVVIDISLLAVPLAIIAARIYHVLTHWSFYFGEGADPISALYIWEGGIAIYGALIGGAIGAWLGCRWTGIRFWTFADALAPGLLLAQAIGRFGNWFNQELYGLPTDVPWGLEIDYPNPAWPIGLAEGTLFHPTFLYEVIWNVAGVVFLVVVGRALRLQWGRLFALYLVWYSAGRIVWESIRVDPSEIILGLRTNVWAAILGVLLGLAIFFIQKRRHPGLEPSPYVSGREWKAGQAVQSQDTDDFVDVSEPPTSEVDGVSATSTPATK from the coding sequence ATGATCAACGCCGCCGCGAGCGTCGTCGCCAGCATCCCGAGCCCGGAGATCAGCTACTTCGACCTGGGCCCCCTGCGGATCCACATCTACGCGCTGTGCATCATCACGGGCATCATCGTCGCGGTCCTGTGGACCAATGCGCGCCTGACCAAGCGCGGTGCGGAGCCGTGGGTCGTCATCGACATCTCGCTGCTGGCCGTGCCGCTGGCGATCATCGCCGCCCGCATCTATCACGTCCTCACCCACTGGAGCTTCTACTTCGGCGAGGGCGCCGATCCGATCTCGGCGCTCTACATCTGGGAGGGCGGCATCGCGATCTACGGCGCCCTCATCGGGGGTGCCATCGGCGCCTGGCTCGGGTGCCGCTGGACCGGCATCCGCTTCTGGACCTTCGCCGACGCCCTCGCGCCGGGTCTGCTGCTGGCGCAGGCCATCGGCCGCTTCGGCAACTGGTTCAACCAGGAGCTGTACGGCCTGCCCACGGACGTGCCCTGGGGGCTCGAGATCGACTATCCCAACCCGGCATGGCCCATCGGGCTGGCCGAAGGCACGCTGTTCCACCCCACCTTCCTGTACGAGGTGATCTGGAACGTGGCGGGCGTCGTCTTCCTGGTCGTCGTCGGCCGCGCGCTTCGTCTGCAATGGGGCCGGCTGTTCGCGCTGTACCTCGTCTGGTACAGCGCCGGGCGCATCGTGTGGGAGTCGATCCGCGTCGATCCGAGCGAGATCATCCTGGGCCTTCGCACCAACGTGTGGGCGGCGATCCTCGGCGTGCTCCTCGGGCTCGCGATCTTCTTCATCCAGAAGCGCCGCCACCCCGGTCTGGAGCCGTCGCCCTATGTGTCCGGCCGCGAGTGGAAGGCCGGACAGGCTGTACAATCGCAGGACACCGACGACTTCGTCGACGTCAGCGAACCCCCGACGTCCGAAGTCGACGGGGTCAGCGCCACAAGCACCCCTGCCACGAAATAA